A stretch of the Streptococcus oralis genome encodes the following:
- a CDS encoding AbiH family protein, translated as MADTILILGNGFDIAMGRKTKYEEFLEFTNDLNSRKKYIVNFRRFIKQYKKIKLSNYKDNLYLKFINENKDTLGENWSNLEIMISRLADGMMYFKENSKVFFECYGLADKPEFDNHLLDISNYNAKHYIVKIAEEKNDTLAFDNNEKELLIEALNNIFIKELDLLIELLEIYLSYLDYLDFEVRKIEVRPTALDAISDLSNSSVLNFNYTNTSSHLFGTFEEKTHFIHGRIDLDRQPNRINTMVFGIEDKENDVNSDLIPYQKYYQRVVKETGNKFEEFFIKRNYTVKNTSVLGRAVPTRVPVSKNIVIFGHSVDPLDKEIFQKCFELAKKGEYPYRFIFTYYDDVAKRSIIKNLAIILGKEKLVELTGKRNVVFVKSDDKIGMEKVLLP; from the coding sequence ATGGCAGATACAATTTTAATTTTAGGTAATGGATTTGATATTGCAATGGGGCGAAAAACGAAGTATGAAGAATTTCTTGAATTTACTAATGATTTAAATTCAAGAAAGAAATACATAGTAAACTTTAGAAGATTTATTAAACAGTATAAAAAAATTAAGTTGTCCAATTATAAGGATAATTTGTATTTGAAATTTATTAATGAAAACAAAGATACTCTGGGAGAAAACTGGTCTAACCTTGAAATCATGATTTCTCGACTTGCGGATGGAATGATGTATTTCAAAGAAAATAGTAAAGTGTTCTTTGAGTGTTATGGCCTTGCTGATAAACCTGAATTTGATAATCACTTACTAGATATTAGTAATTACAATGCAAAACATTACATAGTTAAAATAGCTGAAGAAAAAAACGATACGCTAGCATTCGACAACAACGAAAAAGAGCTGCTAATAGAGGCACTTAACAATATCTTCATCAAGGAACTTGATTTATTAATTGAACTATTAGAAATCTATCTGTCATATTTGGATTATTTAGACTTTGAAGTTCGAAAAATTGAAGTAAGACCAACAGCCCTAGATGCAATATCGGATTTGTCAAATTCTTCTGTCCTAAACTTTAATTATACCAACACATCGAGCCATCTCTTTGGAACTTTTGAGGAGAAAACTCATTTTATACATGGGCGAATTGATTTAGATAGACAACCTAATAGGATCAATACCATGGTCTTTGGAATTGAGGATAAGGAAAATGATGTCAACAGTGATTTGATACCTTATCAGAAATATTATCAACGAGTTGTCAAAGAAACAGGAAATAAATTTGAAGAATTTTTTATTAAGAGAAATTATACTGTAAAAAATACTTCTGTTTTAGGGCGTGCTGTTCCGACTAGAGTTCCAGTTTCGAAAAACATTGTTATTTTTGGTCACTCAGTAGACCCTTTGGATAAAGAAATATTTCAAAAATGTTTTGAATTAGCAAAGAAAGGTGAGTATCCTTATCGATTTATTTTTACTTATTACGATGATGTAGCTAAACGTTCAATTATTAAGAATCTCGCAATCATCCTTGGTAAAGAAAAACTAGTAGAATTAACAGGGAAACGAAATGTTGTATTTGTAAAAAGTGATGACAAGATTGGCATGGAAAAAGTGCTACTACCTTAA
- a CDS encoding DEAD/DEAH box helicase family protein: protein MLGLNFKGSWRQYQKQVLDRFQDYQADGHVHLVAAPGSGKTTIGIELIARFGNPALILVPTVTIREQWVDRIQTAFLEEGQRLSDLVSQNLKEMKALTIVTYQAFHSAMNQLQSQEDGEAEDFVGFDLLASLRAQKVATLCLDECHHLRNEWWKSLEAFRKQYEPLQVISLTATPPYDSEPELWERYIRMCGEIDQEITVPELVKEDTLCPHQDFVYMCSPTSEEAERLKRFEETKWDYIHHLIVDPDFQTFVAGSKVLKGDISSDLLLEDPKYLSAMLIYMHSQGLTIPPSLQNLLGTQKLPALTSYWLETLLQSILYQTPDWYEDPDGYRKKLEVDLKARGLVEKRQVYLVKSKASDQLLTQSLGKLSAIADIFLIEYESLGQELRQLVLADYIRKDFATYLGDDQATISQLGVLPYFESIRRKAQEQEIPVSLAVLSGSVVILPTDVAVELKELLPQIPLSFSSIGHLDPKDYVQVGFPSSAKGIVAAVTEFFQRGRIQVLVGTKSLLGEGWDAPCVNSLILGSFVGSFMLSNQMRGRAIRIWPGHPEKTSNIWHLVAVQAQALITFPGEEPRPESNQDLQTLSRRMEHFLGLAYNQESIETGLDRLDFPKPPFKKKQISEYNERVKSLSKDRAGLRLKWQEALVVADQFEIVTEVATQKQKIPVILLLDALKWVRMSLLLLAVDLLVLLFRLRLIGVWWLTVACLLFLVFASWRYLRYNSPYKCLQSLGEQIRKALLDSGHLTDDQSRVQVEEDKENYMVFAYLKGGNMRDKELFAQTVGEFFAPVDNQRYLLKAEKVRQGQSPYYVVPSLFDKRKEEAQKFLDFLRPTIGRYHLVYTRTEAGRKTLLEARIKALSNQNDRTLTKKKVKNRLE, encoded by the coding sequence ATGTTAGGTTTAAACTTTAAAGGAAGCTGGCGCCAATATCAAAAACAGGTCTTGGATCGTTTTCAGGACTATCAAGCAGACGGTCATGTTCATCTAGTGGCGGCTCCAGGGTCTGGAAAGACCACCATTGGTATCGAGCTAATCGCTCGTTTTGGCAACCCAGCCCTCATCTTAGTTCCGACTGTCACCATTCGTGAACAATGGGTAGATAGGATCCAAACTGCTTTTCTAGAGGAAGGTCAGAGGCTTTCAGACCTCGTTTCCCAAAACTTAAAGGAGATGAAGGCATTAACGATTGTGACCTATCAGGCTTTTCATAGTGCCATGAACCAACTGCAATCACAAGAAGATGGTGAAGCAGAGGATTTTGTGGGGTTTGATTTGCTTGCAAGCCTAAGAGCTCAGAAAGTTGCGACTCTTTGCTTGGACGAATGCCACCACCTGCGTAATGAATGGTGGAAAAGTCTGGAAGCCTTTCGCAAGCAGTATGAACCGCTGCAAGTCATCTCCCTGACAGCGACACCGCCATATGACAGCGAGCCAGAACTCTGGGAACGCTATATCCGAATGTGCGGGGAGATCGATCAAGAAATCACGGTACCTGAACTAGTAAAGGAAGACACTCTTTGCCCTCATCAGGATTTTGTCTATATGTGTTCACCAACATCTGAAGAGGCGGAACGTCTCAAACGGTTTGAGGAGACTAAGTGGGACTATATTCATCACCTTATAGTCGATCCTGATTTTCAAACATTTGTAGCAGGGTCTAAGGTCCTCAAAGGGGATATTTCATCTGATTTGCTCTTAGAAGATCCCAAGTACTTGTCTGCTATGTTGATTTATATGCATTCTCAGGGGTTAACGATTCCTCCCTCTTTGCAAAATTTACTGGGAACCCAGAAGCTTCCAGCATTGACCTCCTACTGGTTGGAGACGCTGTTGCAGAGCATACTCTATCAGACACCAGATTGGTATGAGGATCCAGATGGATATAGGAAAAAGTTAGAGGTTGACTTGAAGGCGCGTGGGTTGGTGGAAAAACGTCAGGTTTATCTGGTTAAGTCTAAGGCTTCTGACCAGCTTTTAACCCAATCTCTGGGGAAGTTGTCTGCCATTGCCGATATCTTCTTGATAGAGTATGAGAGTCTAGGTCAGGAACTGAGACAGTTAGTACTAGCTGACTATATTCGCAAGGATTTTGCCACCTATCTGGGAGATGATCAAGCAACCATTTCTCAGTTGGGGGTTCTCCCTTATTTTGAAAGCATTCGTCGAAAAGCTCAGGAGCAAGAGATACCTGTGTCTTTGGCTGTCTTGTCAGGTAGTGTCGTTATTTTGCCTACCGATGTGGCAGTAGAGTTGAAGGAGCTCTTGCCTCAGATTCCTCTTAGTTTCTCATCTATTGGTCACTTGGATCCAAAAGATTATGTGCAGGTTGGTTTTCCGAGCTCAGCTAAGGGAATCGTAGCGGCAGTGACGGAGTTTTTTCAACGAGGGCGGATTCAAGTCCTAGTCGGAACCAAATCTCTCCTCGGAGAGGGTTGGGATGCTCCTTGTGTTAATTCCCTAATCCTCGGAAGCTTTGTGGGGAGCTTTATGTTGAGTAACCAGATGCGCGGGCGTGCCATTCGTATCTGGCCGGGACATCCAGAAAAGACCAGCAACATCTGGCATCTGGTAGCCGTTCAAGCGCAAGCGCTTATCACTTTTCCTGGTGAGGAGCCTAGACCAGAGAGCAATCAAGATCTGCAGACCTTGTCGCGACGGATGGAGCATTTTCTTGGATTGGCCTATAATCAGGAGAGTATTGAGACCGGTTTGGATCGTTTGGATTTTCCAAAGCCCCCTTTTAAGAAAAAGCAAATTAGTGAGTACAATGAGCGAGTTAAGAGTCTCTCCAAGGATCGAGCAGGCTTGAGACTAAAATGGCAGGAAGCTCTTGTCGTAGCGGATCAGTTCGAGATAGTTACAGAAGTCGCAACTCAAAAACAGAAGATCCCAGTCATTCTCTTGCTTGATGCATTAAAATGGGTTCGCATGTCATTGCTCTTGTTGGCAGTGGATTTGTTGGTTTTGCTATTTAGACTAAGACTGATCGGTGTTTGGTGGCTTACGGTAGCCTGTCTCCTTTTTTTGGTCTTTGCATCTTGGCGCTACCTCCGCTATAATAGTCCCTATAAATGTTTGCAATCTCTGGGTGAGCAGATCCGAAAGGCTCTGCTAGATTCGGGGCATCTAACGGATGATCAATCCCGTGTTCAGGTAGAGGAGGACAAGGAAAACTACATGGTTTTCGCCTATCTCAAGGGAGGAAACATGAGGGACAAGGAGCTGTTTGCGCAGACTGTGGGAGAGTTCTTTGCTCCAGTGGATAACCAGCGCTATCTCTTGAAGGCAGAGAAAGTCCGACAAGGTCAGTCACCTTACTATGTCGTGCCTAGTCTTTTTGACAAGCGCAAGGAAGAAGCACAGAAATTCCTCGACTTTCTGAGGCCAACTATCGGACGCTATCACCTCGTATATACACGAACAGAGGCCGGACGGAAAACCCTTCTCGAAGCTCGTATCAAAGCTCTCTCCAATCAAAACGACCGTACCTTGACTAAGAAGAAGGTTAAAAACCGGTTGGAGTAG
- a CDS encoding TVP38/TMEM64 family protein translates to MSQDKQMKAVSPLLQQVINISSIVGGVGTLIFCIWAYQAGVLQSKETLSAFIQQAGVWGPPLFIFLQILQTVVPIIPGALTSVAGVFIYGHIIGTIYNYIGIVIGCAIIFYLVRLYGAAFVQSVVSKRTYDKYIGWLDKGNRFERFFIFMMIWPVSPADFLCMLAALTKMTFKRYMIIIILTKPFTLVVYTYGLTYIIDFFWQMF, encoded by the coding sequence ATGTCACAGGATAAGCAAATGAAAGCTGTTTCTCCCCTTCTACAGCAAGTCATCAATATCTCATCTATCGTCGGGGGAGTCGGCACCTTGATTTTCTGTATTTGGGCCTATCAGGCTGGAGTATTACAGTCCAAGGAAACACTATCGGCCTTTATCCAGCAAGCTGGGGTTTGGGGGCCACCACTCTTTATCTTTTTACAGATCCTACAAACCGTCGTTCCGATCATTCCGGGAGCTTTGACCTCAGTGGCTGGGGTCTTTATTTACGGCCACATCATCGGGACTATCTATAACTATATCGGCATCGTGATTGGCTGTGCCATTATCTTTTACCTGGTGCGCCTCTATGGAGCTGCCTTTGTCCAGTCCGTCGTCAGCAAGCGCACCTATGACAAGTACATCGGTTGGCTAGATAAGGGCAATCGTTTCGAGCGGTTCTTTATCTTTATGATGATCTGGCCTGTTAGCCCAGCTGACTTTCTCTGCATGCTGGCTGCCCTTACCAAGATGACCTTCAAACGCTATATGATTATCATCATTCTGACCAAGCCCTTTACCCTAGTGGTTTATACTTATGGTTTGACCTATATTATTGATTTCTTCTGGCAGATGTTTTGA
- the scrK gene encoding fructokinase ScrK yields MTKLYGSLEAGGTKFVCAVGDENFNIVEKTQFPTTTPIETIDKTIEFFSKFDNLAGLAVGSFGPIDIDKNSKTYGFITTTPKPHWANVDLLGALRRALNVPMYFTTDVNSSAYGEVVARNNAGGRIENLVYYTIGTGIGAGVIQRGEFIGGVGHPEMGHYYVAKHPMDIEKEFNGVCPFHKGCLEGFAAGPSLEARTGVRGENIELNSSVWDVQAYYIAQAAVNATVTFRPDVIVFGGGVMAQQHMLDRVREKFTALLNGYLPVPDVRDYIVTPAVAGNGSATLGNFVLAKSVAK; encoded by the coding sequence ATGACAAAATTATATGGAAGCTTAGAAGCGGGCGGTACAAAGTTTGTCTGTGCTGTCGGAGATGAAAATTTTAACATTGTAGAAAAAACACAGTTTCCTACAACAACTCCTATCGAAACGATCGATAAAACCATCGAATTCTTTTCAAAATTCGATAACCTTGCTGGGCTTGCTGTCGGATCATTTGGTCCAATCGATATCGACAAAAACTCCAAAACCTATGGCTTTATCACAACGACTCCAAAACCTCACTGGGCAAATGTCGACTTGCTTGGTGCCCTTCGTCGTGCTCTTAATGTACCCATGTATTTCACCACAGACGTAAACAGCTCTGCCTACGGTGAAGTAGTTGCCCGTAACAATGCTGGCGGCCGTATCGAGAACTTGGTCTACTACACAATCGGTACAGGAATTGGTGCAGGTGTTATCCAACGTGGTGAGTTTATCGGTGGTGTAGGTCACCCTGAAATGGGGCATTACTATGTAGCTAAACATCCAATGGATATTGAAAAAGAATTCAACGGCGTTTGTCCTTTCCATAAGGGTTGTTTGGAAGGCTTTGCGGCTGGACCAAGTCTAGAAGCTCGTACAGGTGTTCGTGGCGAAAACATCGAACTCAACAGCTCTGTCTGGGATGTTCAAGCCTACTATATCGCTCAGGCTGCGGTCAATGCTACCGTGACGTTCCGTCCAGACGTCATCGTCTTTGGTGGTGGGGTTATGGCCCAACAACACATGCTGGACCGTGTGCGTGAGAAATTTACAGCTCTTCTCAATGGATACCTACCAGTACCAGATGTGCGTGACTACATCGTGACTCCAGCAGTTGCTGGAAATGGTTCTGCCACACTTGGGAACTTTGTCCTTGCTAAGAGTGTCGCAAAATAA
- a CDS encoding sucrose-specific PTS transporter subunit IIBC has protein sequence MNNQDIAKKVIEALGGRENVNSVAHCATRLRVMVKDEGKINKEVIENLDKVQGAFFNSGQYQIIFGTGTVNKMYDEVVALGLPTSSKEDMKAEAAKQGNWFQRAIRTFGDVFVPIIPVIVATGLFMGLRGLLNALGITLPEDVTIYSQILTDTAFIILPGLVVWSTFRVFGGNPAVGIVLGMMLVSGSLPNAWAVASGGEVTAMNFFGFIPVVGLQGSVLPAFIIGVVGAKFEKGLRKVVPDVLDLLVTPFVTLLVMSILGLFVIGPVFHVVENYILLGTKAILGLPFGLGGLVIGGVHQLIVVSGVHHIFNLLEVQLLAADHVNPFNAIITAAMTAQGAATVAVGVKTKNPKLKTLAFPAALSAFLGITEPAIFGVNLRFRKPFFLSLIAGAIGGGLASILGLAGTGNGITIIPGTMLYVGNGQLFQYLLMVAVSFVLGFALTYMFGYEDEKEVASEVATERLVQEETTGNIPVAPQNETIQTPIVGDVVALENVDDPVFSSGAMGQGIAVKPSQGVVYAPADAEVSIAFATGHAYGLKTANGAEILIHVGIDTVTMNGEGFEQKVAQGDKVKAGDVLGTFDSNKIAAAGLDDTTMVIVTNTADYASVTPVASGSVVKGDAIIEVKA, from the coding sequence ATGAACAATCAGGATATTGCAAAAAAAGTCATCGAAGCCCTTGGCGGACGTGAAAATGTCAACAGTGTAGCCCACTGTGCGACTCGTCTACGTGTCATGGTCAAAGATGAAGGGAAAATCAATAAGGAAGTGATTGAGAACTTGGATAAAGTTCAAGGAGCTTTCTTTAACTCAGGCCAATACCAAATCATCTTTGGGACTGGTACAGTAAACAAGATGTACGACGAAGTGGTTGCACTTGGTTTGCCAACATCTTCTAAAGAAGATATGAAAGCAGAAGCTGCTAAACAAGGAAACTGGTTCCAACGTGCTATCCGTACTTTCGGTGACGTCTTTGTACCAATCATTCCAGTTATCGTAGCGACAGGTCTTTTCATGGGTCTTCGTGGTCTCTTGAACGCTCTTGGAATCACACTTCCAGAAGATGTTACCATTTACAGCCAAATCCTCACAGATACAGCCTTCATCATCTTACCAGGTTTAGTTGTATGGTCAACCTTCCGCGTATTCGGTGGAAATCCAGCCGTTGGTATCGTCCTTGGTATGATGCTGGTTTCTGGTTCGCTTCCAAACGCTTGGGCAGTAGCATCAGGTGGTGAAGTAACAGCTATGAACTTCTTTGGCTTCATTCCTGTTGTTGGTTTGCAAGGTTCTGTTCTTCCAGCCTTCATCATCGGGGTGGTCGGAGCCAAGTTTGAAAAAGGTCTTCGCAAGGTGGTTCCAGATGTCTTGGATCTCCTGGTGACACCATTCGTGACACTCTTGGTTATGTCTATCCTTGGACTCTTTGTCATCGGACCAGTCTTCCACGTTGTTGAAAACTACATCCTTCTCGGAACAAAAGCCATTCTTGGCTTGCCATTTGGTCTCGGTGGTTTGGTCATCGGTGGGGTTCACCAATTGATTGTCGTATCAGGTGTGCATCACATCTTCAACTTGCTTGAAGTTCAGTTGTTGGCTGCTGACCATGTCAATCCATTTAACGCTATCATCACTGCAGCAATGACAGCTCAAGGGGCTGCGACAGTTGCCGTTGGTGTTAAAACTAAAAATCCTAAACTGAAAACACTTGCTTTCCCAGCTGCTCTTTCTGCCTTCCTCGGTATTACAGAGCCTGCTATCTTCGGGGTAAACTTGCGCTTCCGTAAACCATTCTTCCTTTCATTGATCGCTGGTGCTATCGGTGGTGGATTGGCTTCAATCCTTGGACTTGCTGGTACAGGTAATGGTATCACCATCATCCCTGGTACTATGCTTTACGTTGGGAATGGCCAATTGTTCCAATACCTTCTTATGGTAGCTGTATCATTCGTTCTTGGTTTTGCCCTTACTTACATGTTTGGTTACGAGGACGAAAAAGAAGTTGCTAGTGAAGTTGCGACAGAACGTTTGGTTCAAGAAGAAACAACTGGTAACATTCCAGTAGCTCCTCAAAACGAAACAATCCAAACTCCTATCGTTGGTGACGTAGTTGCTCTTGAGAATGTTGATGATCCAGTCTTTTCAAGTGGTGCAATGGGTCAAGGGATCGCTGTAAAACCAAGCCAAGGTGTGGTTTACGCACCAGCTGATGCAGAAGTATCGATCGCCTTTGCCACAGGACATGCTTATGGTTTGAAGACAGCAAATGGAGCTGAGATCTTGATTCACGTTGGTATCGATACGGTAACTATGAACGGTGAAGGTTTTGAACAAAAAGTTGCTCAAGGCGACAAGGTCAAAGCTGGTGATGTTCTTGGAACCTTTGACTCAAATAAAATCGCTGCTGCAGGTCTTGACGACACAACAATGGTTATCGTAACCAATACAGCAGACTACGCTTCTGTGACACCAGTCGCAAGCGGTTCTGTTGTCAAGGGCGACGCAATCATCGAAGTGAAAGCCTAA
- a CDS encoding sucrose-6-phosphate hydrolase, with translation MEWTTERRYRRYEDWSNDEIKQIKEKMAQSPWHTRYHVEPKMGLLNDPNGFSYFDGKWILFYQNFPFGAAHGLKSWVQLESDDLVHFTETGVKVLPDTPLDSHGAYSGSAMQFGDQLFLFYTGNVRDDNWIRHPYQIGALMDKDGKITKIDKILIDQPADSTDHFRDPQIFNFKGQYYAIVGGQDLEKKGFVRLYKAVDNDYTNWQAVGDLNFANDRTAYMMECPNLVFAGEQPVLLYCPQGLDKAVLDYDNIYPNMYKIGASFDPENAEMVDVSPLQNLDYGFEAYATQAFNAPDGRALAVSWLGLPDVSYPSDCFDHQGTFSLVKELTIKDGKLYQYPVSAVKELRSSEEVFSNRTQTNNTYELELNLEANSQSEIVLLADKEGKGLSINFDLVNGQVTVDRSQAGEQYAQEFGTTRSCPINNQATTATIFIDKSVFEIFINKGEKVFSGRVFPHADQNGILIKSGNPTGTYYELDYGRKTN, from the coding sequence ATGGAATGGACAACTGAGCGCCGTTATAGACGCTATGAAGACTGGTCTAATGATGAAATCAAACAAATCAAGGAAAAGATGGCTCAATCTCCTTGGCATACTCGTTACCATGTCGAGCCTAAAATGGGCCTTCTCAATGATCCAAATGGTTTTTCTTATTTTGATGGCAAATGGATTCTCTTTTACCAAAACTTCCCCTTTGGTGCAGCCCATGGGTTGAAGTCTTGGGTGCAGCTTGAAAGTGATGATTTAGTGCACTTTACAGAAACTGGAGTCAAAGTTTTGCCAGATACTCCATTAGATAGCCACGGTGCCTACTCTGGTTCTGCCATGCAGTTCGGCGATCAGTTGTTCCTATTTTATACTGGAAATGTCCGTGATGATAATTGGATCCGTCACCCTTACCAGATTGGTGCTTTGATGGATAAAGATGGCAAAATTACAAAGATTGACAAGATCTTGATTGACCAGCCAGCAGACTCTACTGACCACTTCCGCGACCCACAAATTTTTAACTTTAAGGGGCAATATTATGCCATCGTCGGTGGACAGGACTTGGAGAAAAAAGGCTTCGTCCGTCTCTACAAGGCTGTGGACAATGATTATACAAACTGGCAAGCAGTTGGCGACCTTAACTTTGCTAACGACCGCACTGCCTACATGATGGAATGTCCAAATCTAGTCTTTGCAGGGGAGCAACCTGTCCTTCTCTACTGCCCACAAGGATTGGATAAGGCTGTTCTAGACTATGACAATATCTATCCAAACATGTACAAAATCGGGGCTTCCTTTGATCCTGAAAATGCCGAAATGGTAGATGTCTCTCCATTGCAAAATCTAGACTATGGTTTTGAAGCCTATGCAACGCAAGCCTTCAACGCTCCAGATGGACGTGCACTAGCGGTAAGTTGGCTTGGGTTACCAGATGTTTCTTACCCATCTGACTGTTTTGACCACCAAGGAACCTTCTCATTGGTCAAAGAACTCACTATCAAAGATGGCAAACTCTACCAATATCCTGTCTCAGCCGTCAAAGAACTTCGTTCTTCTGAAGAGGTCTTCTCAAATCGTACTCAAACCAATAACACCTATGAACTGGAGCTCAACTTGGAGGCCAATAGCCAAAGCGAGATTGTCTTGCTCGCTGATAAAGAAGGCAAGGGGCTTTCAATCAACTTTGATCTTGTCAATGGACAGGTGACAGTGGATCGTAGTCAGGCTGGTGAACAGTACGCCCAAGAATTTGGTACAACTCGTTCTTGCCCTATCAATAACCAAGCTACTACTGCCACTATCTTCATCGACAAGTCAGTCTTTGAAATTTTCATCAATAAAGGAGAAAAAGTATTTTCTGGTCGTGTTTTCCCACATGCAGACCAAAATGGTATCCTCATCAAATCTGGGAACCCAACTGGAACTTACTATGAATTAGATTATGGTCGCAAAACTAACTGA
- a CDS encoding LacI family DNA-binding transcriptional regulator produces the protein MVAKLTDVAKLAGVSPTTVSRVINKKGYLSEKTIQKVNEAMRELGYKPNNLARSLQGKSAKLIGLIFPNISHVFYAELIDKLEHQLFKNGYKTIICNSEHDSEKEREYIEMLEANQVDGIISGSHNLGIEDYNRVTAPIISFDRNLSPDIPVVSSDNYGGGVLAAQTLVKTGAQSIIMITGNDNSNSPTGLRHAGFASVLPKAPIINVSSDFSPVRKEMEIKNILTHQKPDAIFASDDLTAILVIKIAQELGISVPEKLKVIGYDGTYFIENYYPHLTTIKQPMKEIAQLTVDLLLQKIEGKEVATTGYFLPVTLLPGKSI, from the coding sequence ATGGTCGCAAAACTAACTGATGTCGCAAAACTTGCAGGCGTCAGCCCCACTACCGTCTCACGGGTCATCAATAAAAAGGGTTATCTATCTGAGAAAACCATTCAAAAGGTAAATGAAGCCATGCGAGAGCTAGGCTACAAGCCCAATAATCTGGCTCGAAGCCTCCAAGGAAAATCTGCCAAGTTGATTGGACTTATTTTTCCAAACATCAGTCATGTCTTTTATGCGGAGTTGATTGACAAGTTGGAACACCAGCTCTTCAAGAATGGCTACAAGACCATCATCTGTAACAGCGAACATGACTCTGAAAAAGAACGAGAGTACATTGAAATGCTGGAGGCCAATCAGGTCGATGGTATCATTTCTGGAAGTCACAACTTGGGAATCGAAGACTACAATCGCGTGACTGCACCGATCATTTCCTTTGACCGAAACTTGTCTCCAGACATTCCTGTTGTCTCCTCCGATAACTACGGTGGCGGAGTCCTCGCCGCCCAAACTCTGGTCAAGACTGGAGCCCAGTCTATCATCATGATTACAGGAAATGACAATTCCAACTCACCGACTGGACTGCGCCACGCTGGCTTTGCTTCTGTTCTCCCGAAAGCTCCTATTATCAATGTTTCCAGTGACTTTTCTCCCGTCCGAAAAGAAATGGAAATCAAAAATATCTTGACCCATCAGAAACCAGATGCGATTTTTGCTTCGGATGATTTGACAGCTATCCTGGTTATCAAAATTGCTCAAGAGCTGGGAATTTCTGTTCCTGAAAAGCTCAAGGTCATCGGCTATGATGGGACCTACTTTATCGAGAACTACTATCCTCATTTGACAACTATTAAGCAACCTATGAAAGAGATTGCCCAACTCACTGTCGATCTTCTCTTACAGAAGATTGAAGGCAAGGAAGTTGCGACAACTGGTTACTTCTTACCCGTCACCCTATTACCAGGAAAAAGTATTTAA
- a CDS encoding hydroxymethylglutaryl-CoA reductase, degradative, giving the protein MKISWNGFSKKSYYERLELLKAQALLSPEKQTSLEQDEQVSLAVADQLSENVVGTFSLPYSIIPELVVNGQDYTVPYVTEEPSVVAAASYASKIIKRAGGFTARVHQRQMIGQVALYQVADPEQAQEKIASKKAELLELANQAYPSIVKRGGGARDLHVEQIKGETNFLVVYLHADTQEAMGANMLNTMLEALKPVLEELSQGQSLMGILSNYATDSLVTASCRIAFRYLSRQKDEAREIAEKIALASQFAQADPYRASTHNKGIFNGIDAILIATGNDWRAIEAGAHAFASRDGRYQGLSRWSLDRDSEELVGEMTLLMPVATKGGSIGLNPRVALSHELLGNPSAKELAQIIVSIGLAQNFAALKALVSTGIQQGHMKLQAKSLALLAGANESEVAPLVEHLIADKTFNLETAQRYLENLRS; this is encoded by the coding sequence ATGAAGATAAGTTGGAATGGATTTTCTAAAAAATCATACTATGAGCGCCTAGAGTTGTTGAAAGCTCAGGCGCTCCTTAGTCCTGAAAAGCAAACGAGTCTCGAGCAGGATGAACAAGTCAGCTTGGCAGTTGCAGACCAGCTGAGTGAGAATGTGGTAGGAACTTTTTCTCTTCCTTATTCGATCATTCCAGAGCTTGTGGTGAATGGTCAGGACTACACAGTTCCCTATGTGACAGAAGAACCGTCTGTGGTTGCTGCGGCCAGCTATGCTAGTAAAATCATCAAGCGAGCAGGTGGTTTTACTGCTCGGGTTCATCAGCGCCAGATGATCGGCCAGGTAGCCCTTTATCAAGTTGCTGATCCTGAACAAGCGCAAGAGAAGATTGCCAGCAAGAAAGCGGAGCTCTTGGAACTTGCCAATCAAGCCTATCCTTCTATCGTCAAACGTGGTGGCGGGGCGCGTGATTTGCATGTAGAACAGATCAAAGGTGAAACGAATTTTCTCGTTGTTTATCTTCATGCCGATACCCAGGAAGCCATGGGAGCCAATATGCTCAACACCATGCTGGAAGCTTTGAAACCAGTCTTAGAAGAACTCAGTCAGGGACAGAGTCTCATGGGAATCCTGTCCAACTACGCGACCGATTCTCTGGTGACTGCAAGCTGTCGTATCGCCTTTCGCTACTTGAGCCGACAAAAGGATGAAGCCAGAGAAATAGCAGAGAAAATAGCTTTGGCTAGCCAGTTTGCGCAGGCTGATCCTTACCGAGCATCTACTCACAATAAAGGGATTTTTAATGGTATCGATGCCATTTTAATCGCCACGGGTAATGACTGGCGTGCCATCGAAGCTGGAGCCCATGCCTTTGCCAGTCGAGATGGACGCTATCAAGGCCTCAGCCGATGGAGTCTAGATAGGGACTCAGAAGAATTGGTCGGTGAGATGACCCTACTCATGCCGGTAGCGACCAAGGGCGGCTCTATCGGTCTCAACCCTCGTGTAGCCCTCAGTCATGAACTACTGGGGAATCCTTCAGCCAAGGAATTAGCTCAGATTATCGTGTCCATCGGTCTTGCCCAAAACTTTGCGGCTCTCAAAGCCTTGGTCAGTACGGGCATCCAGCAAGGCCACATGAAATTGCAGGCCAAATCCCTAGCTCTCCTAGCAGGTGCTAATGAGTCCGAGGTTGCTCCACTGGTCGAGCACTTGATCGCAGATAAAACCTTTAACTTAGAGACAGCCCAGCGCTATTTAGAAAATTTACGATCATAA